Proteins encoded in a region of the Xylocopa sonorina isolate GNS202 chromosome 11, iyXylSono1_principal, whole genome shotgun sequence genome:
- the LOC143429408 gene encoding glutaminyl-peptide cyclotransferase isoform X1: MIMIDLVLQMLFISVGFFIIDADIIKQTKFRDEKYYHTPTRLSRNQILKLSDLSDVDHMDQVLDNICVVRIVGTPEHTRVKNYIKKSMEDLGWAVESDIFNEHTPNFGSLQFENIVAKLNPNARRYLALACHYDSKYTRQRNFIGATDSAVPCTQMINLAKTMKNYLNSIKSNDISLMFIFFDGEEAFKEWGPKDSIYGARHLAKMWHNNYTTYDLGENISELDKIDLLVLLDLIGAPDPTFYSYFSDTGKWYSLLMNIENKLASSKKFESYSYGQPAQIYFQPYSMEVHIEDDHIPFLHRNTPILHLIPYPFPNVWHKPSDNRDNVNLKTVENINKILRIFVASYLHIDI, from the exons ATGATCATGATCGACCTTGTTCTGCAAATGCTTTTCATTTCTGTTGGTTTTTTTATAATCGACGCAGATATTATAAAACAAACAAAATTTCGAGATGAAAAG TATTATCACACGCCAACTAGGCTATCCAGAAATCAAATACTGAAACTGTCTGATCTGTCAGATGTCGATCACATGGATCAAGTTCTAGATAACATATGTGTCGTGAGAATAGTCGGCACGCCAGAGCATACGAGGGTAAAAAAC TATATCAAGAAGTCAATGGAAGATCTTGGTTGGGCTGTAGAATCTGATATTTTTAATGAACACACTCCAAACTTTGGATCCTTACAATTTGAAAATATTGTTGCAAAATTGAATCCTAATGCAAGAAGATATTTGGCATTAGCTTGCCATTATGACTCAAAGTATACTAGACAAAGAAATTTTATTGGAGCTACAGACAGTGCAGTACCATGTACTCAAATGATTAACTTGGCTAAAACTATGAAGAATTATTTAAACTCTATAAAAAGT AATGATATTAGTTTAATGTTTATATTTTTTGATGGCGAAGAAGCTTTTAAAGAATGGGGCCCAAAAGATTCTATTTATGGGGCAAGGCACTTAGCTAAAATGTGGCACAATAATTATACTACTTACGACCTTGGAGAAAATATTTCAGAATTGGATAAAATT GATTTACTAGTTCTGTTAGATCTGATAGGTGCGCCAGATCCAACATTTTATAGTTATTTTAGTGATACAGGAAAATGGTATTCTTTATTAATGaatatagaaaataaattaGCTTCCTCGAAAAAATTTGAGTCATATTCCTATGGACAACCCGCGCAAATATATTTCCAGCCTTATTCTATGGAAGTCCACATCGAGGATGATCACATTCCATTTTTACATCGCA ATACTCCTATTTTGCATCTGATACCATACCCTTTCCCAAATGTTTGGCATAAACCGAGCGATAATCGGGATAATGTCAACCTAAAAACAGtagaaaatattaataaaatactGAGAATTTTTGTAGCTTCTTATTTGCATATTGATATTTAA
- the LOC143429408 gene encoding glutaminyl-peptide cyclotransferase isoform X2: MDQVLDNICVVRIVGTPEHTRVKNYIKKSMEDLGWAVESDIFNEHTPNFGSLQFENIVAKLNPNARRYLALACHYDSKYTRQRNFIGATDSAVPCTQMINLAKTMKNYLNSIKSNDISLMFIFFDGEEAFKEWGPKDSIYGARHLAKMWHNNYTTYDLGENISELDKIDLLVLLDLIGAPDPTFYSYFSDTGKWYSLLMNIENKLASSKKFESYSYGQPAQIYFQPYSMEVHIEDDHIPFLHRNTPILHLIPYPFPNVWHKPSDNRDNVNLKTVENINKILRIFVASYLHIDI; the protein is encoded by the exons ATGGATCAAGTTCTAGATAACATATGTGTCGTGAGAATAGTCGGCACGCCAGAGCATACGAGGGTAAAAAAC TATATCAAGAAGTCAATGGAAGATCTTGGTTGGGCTGTAGAATCTGATATTTTTAATGAACACACTCCAAACTTTGGATCCTTACAATTTGAAAATATTGTTGCAAAATTGAATCCTAATGCAAGAAGATATTTGGCATTAGCTTGCCATTATGACTCAAAGTATACTAGACAAAGAAATTTTATTGGAGCTACAGACAGTGCAGTACCATGTACTCAAATGATTAACTTGGCTAAAACTATGAAGAATTATTTAAACTCTATAAAAAGT AATGATATTAGTTTAATGTTTATATTTTTTGATGGCGAAGAAGCTTTTAAAGAATGGGGCCCAAAAGATTCTATTTATGGGGCAAGGCACTTAGCTAAAATGTGGCACAATAATTATACTACTTACGACCTTGGAGAAAATATTTCAGAATTGGATAAAATT GATTTACTAGTTCTGTTAGATCTGATAGGTGCGCCAGATCCAACATTTTATAGTTATTTTAGTGATACAGGAAAATGGTATTCTTTATTAATGaatatagaaaataaattaGCTTCCTCGAAAAAATTTGAGTCATATTCCTATGGACAACCCGCGCAAATATATTTCCAGCCTTATTCTATGGAAGTCCACATCGAGGATGATCACATTCCATTTTTACATCGCA ATACTCCTATTTTGCATCTGATACCATACCCTTTCCCAAATGTTTGGCATAAACCGAGCGATAATCGGGATAATGTCAACCTAAAAACAGtagaaaatattaataaaatactGAGAATTTTTGTAGCTTCTTATTTGCATATTGATATTTAA